GACCGCCGTCGGACCGTTGAACAGGTCGTCGAGCGTGGAGATCCCGGCCTCGTTGGCCGCAATCTTGGTCAGCGTGTTCTTCACCACGGCGTACTGGGCGTCTTCACCGAGCGAACGACGCAGCGTCTTGAGCTGCGCCACGGTGAGACCCCGGTACTCGGTCAGCACGGCGGCGTTCGAGCTGCGGAACTGGTCCGCGAGCTCGGCTACCGCGGCAGCCTTGTCGGGCCTTGCCATAGAGCGTCGGCCTCCTTCCGGGTGATGAGGACCGCTCGGAAGGGCCGGCAAAACAAAACGCCCCGGCGCAGGCGCACGGGGCGTAGCTCGACCGGTACGTTCACAAGCTGAGCAAGCGAACTCCGGGAGCACATCCACAGTCACCTACGCGGGTCGTCCGCAGTTTCAGCGGATCCTTCGGCCGCCATGCCCTCTTGCGAGCGCAAGGCAACGACCAGCGGTCTTTGGCTTCTGGAGAACAGTAAGGGAATGGGGCACTGTCAAGCAAATCCGCCGTGGGCCCAGGTGCGGGCCCGTCATGGACCCAGGTCCAGGCCCGTCGCGGACCCAGGTCCAGGCCCGTCGCGGACCGCGGTGCGGGCCCGGGCGTGGGCCGCGGAGAGGGCCCGGCGTGGGCCGCGGAGAGGGCCCGTCATCGGCCGCGGAGAGGGCCCGTCATCGGCCGCCGGGCAGGCACGTGGTGACCCCGGGGCGGGCCCGGGGTCAGGTACGGACTCAGCCTGTCCGGCTGAGCTCAGGAGGTGGCGCCGCCCGTGCCGCCGCCCCGCGACTGCAGCAGGTCCTTGAAGTCGGCGGTGTCGCTCGCCGGGGGCTCCGTGGCGGAGATCTTCACCCCGTAGTCGCTGTAGTACGCCGTCGAGGACATCGTGCCGGTCGACAGCTCGCCCTTCTCGACCTTCTTGACCAGCAGGTCATCGCCGTTGACCCATATGTCGATCTTCTCGGTGCTGACGCCGGCCGCCGTGAGCTGCTTCTTCAGATCGGCCAGCTGGCTCGCGGAGAGGTTGGAGGTCTTGGTCGCCAGGTCCGCGACGTCCACGGTGCCCGAGTAGTGCGTGGTCTTCTCGCCGCGCACCGTCTCCTCGCCGACCTTCCGCACGTCACCGGAGGCTAGCAGGAGCTTCACCGACTGGTTCGGCGTGGTGTTCTGCATCTGGTCCTTCAGATACGCGCCCGAGCCGCCGCCGAACTTCGCCAGGTCGTCGTACGCGTACTTGATCCAGTGCTTACCGCCCGACTGCTCGGCGAACGTGTCGCTCATCTTCGCGTAGTAGGCGTCGGGCAGATAGCGGGCCTCCATGGACGTGCTGCCCGTCTGACGCATCGTGTCGGCCATCGTGCCGCCGGTGTACGTGATCGTCATGGTGCCCGTGAGGCCGTCTCCCCAGCCCAAAGCGCCGTCCGCCGTCATGGACATCATCGTGCCCATCGTCGTCGTCGACTCGACCTTGGCGGAGTCGGCGTTGTCGGTGGACTTCTCGGCCGAGCGCAGGGCGGCTATGGGGCTGACGCGCGTCGTGCCCTTGTGCGCGGCCTTGTCGTCCTTGTCGGAGCCCCCGGAGTTGCTGCCCGAGGAGCTACAGGCGGCCCCGCCCGTCAGCGCCGTCGCCAGCGCGATCGAGAGGGTCAAGCGGCGCACGGTCGTGCTCTTCATTCGTCCCCACCCCTATGCGAATCCAGTGCTCTGCACGCTAGCGCAGCCCACTGACACACGTATCCGGATTTGATTCCGGACACATCCCGTACAAGACACATCCCGTACAAGGGGACGGGCCCCGCACCTCGAAAGGTTGCGGGGCCCGTGTCAAAAACGCGTGCGCGACGCGGTCACCGGGGTGAGCGGGTGGCTCAGACGGCGGCCGGGTCCTCCTCGACGAGGAGGTTGCGGGTGCGGTTCGGGTCGACCGGAATGCCGGGGCCGATCGTGGTGCTGATCGCGGCCTTCTTGATGTAGCGGCCCTTGGCGGCCGACGGCTTCAGACGAAGGATCTCGTCCAGCGCGGCGCCGTAGTTCTCCACCAGCTTGGTGTCGTCGAAGGACGCCTTGCCGATGATGAAGTGCAGGTTCGAGTGCTTGTCGACGCGGAACTCGATCTTGCCGCCCTTGATCTCGGTCACGGCCTTGGCCACGTCCGGGGTCACGGTGCCCGTCTTCGGGTTCGGCATCAGACCACGGGGGCCGAGGACACGGCCGAGGCGGCCGACCTTGCCCATGAGGTCCGGGGTGGCGACGACGGCGTCGAAGTCCAGACGGCCCTTCGCCACCTCGTCGATCAGCTCGTCGGCGCCGACGATGTCGGCGCCCGCGGCACGCGCGGCCTCGGCACGGTCACCGGTCGCGAAGACCAGGACCCGGGCGGTCTTACCGGTGCCGTGCGGGAGGTTCACGGTGCCACGGACCATCTGGTCGGCCTTGCGCGGGTCGACACCCAGGCGGAAGGCGACCTCGACGGTGCCGTCGAACTTGGTCGTGGAGGTCTCCTTGGCGAGACGGACGGCCTCGAGCGGGGCGTAGAGCTTCTCCCGGTCGACCTTGGCGTCCGCAGCGCGGAGAGACTTGCTGCGCTTGCTCACTACTGCTCCTGTTGTGTTCTGAGGAGTCGTGGTACGGGCCGAGCAGGCCCCGCCACGTGCGGCCGAAGCCGCATGGGTTCTACGAAGGTGGGGTTCAGCCCTCGACCGTGATGCCCATGGAACGGGCGGTGCCGGCGATGATCTTCGCGGCGGCGTCCAGGTCGTTGGCGTTCAGGTCGGGCATCTTCGTGGTGGCGATCTCGCGGACCTGCGCCTCGGTGATCTTGGCGACCTTGGTCTTGTGCGGCTCGCCGGAGCCCTTCTCGACACCCGCGGCCTTGAGGATCATCTTCGCGGCCGGCGGCGTCTTGGTGATGAAGGTGAAGGAGCGGTCCTCGTAGACCGTGATCTCCACCGGGATGACCCAACCGCGCTGCGATTCGGTCGCGGCGTTGTAGGCCTTGCAGAACTCCATGATGTTGACGCCGTGCTGGCCCAGCGCCGGGCCGACCGGCGGAGCCGGGTTGGCGGCACCGGCCTGGATCTGGAGCTTGATAAGCCCCGTGACCTTCTTCTTCTTGGGAGGCATTCCGGGTCCTCTTTCGTTTTCGCCTTCCTACGTCCGAGTCGCCCCGGACGGCTGCCTTCATCCGAGCCAATGATCCGGATGGAGGCATACCGCACAACGATAACGGGTATCTATGCGCGGCCAAAAACCGAGCAGGTCAGACCGGCCACGAGAGCCCGTCTGACCTGTTCGGAAGACGTACGTCCAGAAGCTGCTAGTTCTTCTGGATCTGGTCGAAGGAGAGCTCGACCGGGGTCTCGCGGCCGAAGATCTCGACGAGGCCCTTGACCTTCTTCGAGTCGGCGTTGATCTCGTTGATGGTGGCCTGCAGCGTGGCGAACGGGCCGTCGGTGACGGTGACCGAGTCGCCGACCTCGAAGTCCAGCACCTGGACCTCGACCTTGCGCTGCGGGGCGGGCTTGCCCTCGGCCTCGGCGGCCTCGCGGGCGGCCTTCTCCTCGGCCTCCGGGGCGAGCATCTTGACGATCTCGTCCAGGGTCAGCGGGTACGGGTCGTAGGCGTTGCCCACGAAGCCGGTAACGCCGGGGGTGTTGCGGACGACGCCCCAGGACTCGTTCGTCAGGTCCATGCGGACCAGGACGTAGCCCGGGAGCTTGTTCTGCTTGATCGTCTTGCGGTCGCCGTTCTTGATCTGGACGACCTCTTCCTGCGGCACCTCGGCCTGGAAGATGTAGTCCTCGACGTTCAGCGAGACGGCGCGCTGCTCGAGGTTGGTCTTCACGCGGTTCTCGTAACCGGCGTAGGTGTGGATGACGTACCACTCGCCGGGGAGGGTGCGCAGCTCCTCGCGCAGGGCGGTGACGGGGTCGACGGGCTCGGCCTCTTCCTCGGCCTCCGCCTCGACGGCTTCCTCGGCCTCGGCCGCGAGATCCTCCTCGGCGACGCCCTCGCCGGACTCGTCCTCGACGTGCAGGGCCACTTCTTCGGCGGGCCCGCCGGCGACGGCGTCGGCAGCCTCGACCTCGTCCTCGACGTCCGCGCCCTCGACGATGTCGAGCTCGTCGTCAACGGACTCGACCGACTCGATGGCATCGTTCAGGTTCGGGTCAGACACGGTGGCTGCTTCTTCCTGGATACATGGGGTGGAACA
This genomic interval from Streptomyces dengpaensis contains the following:
- the rplA gene encoding 50S ribosomal protein L1, whose translation is MSKRSKSLRAADAKVDREKLYAPLEAVRLAKETSTTKFDGTVEVAFRLGVDPRKADQMVRGTVNLPHGTGKTARVLVFATGDRAEAARAAGADIVGADELIDEVAKGRLDFDAVVATPDLMGKVGRLGRVLGPRGLMPNPKTGTVTPDVAKAVTEIKGGKIEFRVDKHSNLHFIIGKASFDDTKLVENYGAALDEILRLKPSAAKGRYIKKAAISTTIGPGIPVDPNRTRNLLVEEDPAAV
- the rplK gene encoding 50S ribosomal protein L11 — encoded protein: MPPKKKKVTGLIKLQIQAGAANPAPPVGPALGQHGVNIMEFCKAYNAATESQRGWVIPVEITVYEDRSFTFITKTPPAAKMILKAAGVEKGSGEPHKTKVAKITEAQVREIATTKMPDLNANDLDAAAKIIAGTARSMGITVEG
- the nusG gene encoding transcription termination/antitermination protein NusG is translated as MSDPNLNDAIESVESVDDELDIVEGADVEDEVEAADAVAGGPAEEVALHVEDESGEGVAEEDLAAEAEEAVEAEAEEEAEPVDPVTALREELRTLPGEWYVIHTYAGYENRVKTNLEQRAVSLNVEDYIFQAEVPQEEVVQIKNGDRKTIKQNKLPGYVLVRMDLTNESWGVVRNTPGVTGFVGNAYDPYPLTLDEIVKMLAPEAEEKAAREAAEAEGKPAPQRKVEVQVLDFEVGDSVTVTDGPFATLQATINEINADSKKVKGLVEIFGRETPVELSFDQIQKN